The following is a genomic window from Spirosoma foliorum.
AGAGAACAGTTGAATTAGCGTTTGAAGGACAGCATCTTTTCGATATTCGTCGGTGGAAAACTGCTGCAACGGTAATTCCGGGGCCTATTTATGGCATTACCTATAAAGACGCCAGTGGCGCTTTGGCCACAGTTCAGGTGGTAGGTATTAACCGTGTTTTTGATGCGTCCCGGCATTATCTCTGGCCTATTCCACAGAAAGAGCGCAATCTGACGCCAACGCTTTCGCAGAATCCCGGCTGGTAAAAGAGATTGGATGATTAATCAGTTGTTGTGTCAGAGTCTTTTTTTGTCATGCTGACGAAGGAAGCATCTTAAAGTATCCTAACAAAAATAGTATGAAGCTTTAAGATGCTTCCTTCGTCAGCATGACAAAATCTAATCATAATTATTACCTAACTGTCGTGAAGCCAAGTTTCATTGTATTCAGTGTATTGGGTCTATTCGTGGCTGGAGGGCTATTCCCGTCCTTTATACCCCAACAAGCAACCCCTATTCGGCCAAATATCATCTACATCTATGCCGATGATATGGGCTACGCTGAGTTGGGATGCTATGGCCAGCAGAAAATCAGAACGCCATACCTGGATCAGCTGGCTCGTGAGGGCATGCGGTTTACGCAACACTATACCAGTATGCCCGTTTGCGCCCCCGCTCGCTGTATGCTGATGACAGGCAAACATGGCGGACATTCGTACATACGGGGAAATTACGAAATGGGTGGCTTTGCCGATTCGTTGGAGGGTGGACAAATGCCGCTGTATCCGGGTGCGTTTACGGTGGGCCGAATGCTCCAGCAGTCGGGCTACAAAACGGCCTGTATCGGTAAGTGGGGAATGGGAATGGCCAATACCACGGGTAATCCGAACGAGCAGGGGTTCGATTATTTCTACGGCTACCTGGATCAGAAACAGGCGCATAATTTCTACCCCACGCACCTGTGGGAAAACGGCAAACCCGATCGCCTGAATAATCCGGTCATTGATGTACATCGAAAGCTGACACCCGAAACCGCCACGCCGGAAGCTTTTGCGTATTATCGGGGCAACGACTACGCTATTGACAAAATGGCTCAGAAAGCGCAGGCCTTTGTGCGCGAGAATAAAAACCGTCCATTTTTTCTGTATCTGCCCTTCACGGTACCGCACGTTTCGTTACAGGCACCAGAAGCTGCCGTTAAGGAGTATATTGGGAAATTCGATGACAATCGGCCCTATTTAGGCCAACAGGGATATGCTTCAACACCGTATCCACGGGCCACCTATGCAGGCATGATTACCTATATGGATAAGCAGATTGGGCAGTTGATGCAATTGCTGAAAGACTTGAAAATTGACGAAAACACGATTGTCATGTTCTCCAGTGATAATGGGGCTACGTTCAATGGGGGCGTAGAGGCTGCTTATTTCAATAGTGTCGCTAACCTGAGAGGCTTGAAAATGGATGTATACGAAGGGGGTATCCGGGAGCCGATGCTGGCTCGCTGGCCCGGAAAGATAAAGGCTGGTCAGGTTACGGGCCATGTTTCCGTGCAATATGATCTGCTGGCTACCCTCGCCGAGCTAATCGGGTATAAGCAACCCATCACGACCGATGGCCTTTCGTTTTTGCCAACGTTACTGGGGAAAACGGCTTCCCAAAAACAACATGCTTTTCTATACTGGGAATATCCCGAAAAGGGCGGTCAACTGGCCATTCGGATGGGCAATTGGAAAGGCGTAAAAACCAATGTGCGTAAGAACCGGACAGGTTCGTGGGAACTGTATGATTTGGGGAATGATGTCAGCGAAAGTACCAACCTGGCAGCCCAACACCCTGAACTGCTCCGACAGTTCGACGCTATCGTTGCTCGTGAACACAGCCCTACGCATGTCAACGAGTGGGAAATTGTAAACCCTAAAACCACAACTAACTAAGGAATACTGGCGCGGGTATTCACCCGTGCCTTTGTATATCGTCAGCATTCGCTGACATACTGATTGATACGCCAGCGAATGCTGGCATTATAAAACGGCACGGGTTCAAACCCGCGCCAGATCACTTAACAAAAAAACGCTATGACTTTCATTCCAAAACGTTCATCCCGTCTCGTATTGAGTGTCTTCTCGCTGATTGGCCTTGGCTTGCTACTTAGCGCCTGGGTTGAAAAACCAGCCCCAACCCCTCCTAATGTCGTTCTGTTTTTCATGGACGATATGGGCTACGGCGATTTATCGGTGACGGGAGCTTTGGACTACACAACCCCCAATCTGGATCGGATGGCCGCCGAAGGGTCTCGTTTCTCTAATTTTCTGGCCGCGCAGGCCGTGTGTAGCGCATCGCGGGCAGCTCTGCTGACGGGTTGTTATCCCAATCGGTTAGGTATTTCGGGGGCATTCGGCCCTAATTCACCCACCGGTCTGAATCCGAATGAAGAGACACTGGCTGAGCTATTGAAAGAGCGGGGCTATGCCACTGGTATTTTCGGAAAATGGCATTTGGGCGATAAAAAACAGTTTCTGCCGCTGCAACAAGGCTTCGACGAGTATTATGGTGTGCCTTACTCGCATGATATGTGGCCATTGCACCCTGCTCAGGCGCAGGCCAAATA
Proteins encoded in this region:
- a CDS encoding arylsulfatase — encoded protein: MKPSFIVFSVLGLFVAGGLFPSFIPQQATPIRPNIIYIYADDMGYAELGCYGQQKIRTPYLDQLAREGMRFTQHYTSMPVCAPARCMLMTGKHGGHSYIRGNYEMGGFADSLEGGQMPLYPGAFTVGRMLQQSGYKTACIGKWGMGMANTTGNPNEQGFDYFYGYLDQKQAHNFYPTHLWENGKPDRLNNPVIDVHRKLTPETATPEAFAYYRGNDYAIDKMAQKAQAFVRENKNRPFFLYLPFTVPHVSLQAPEAAVKEYIGKFDDNRPYLGQQGYASTPYPRATYAGMITYMDKQIGQLMQLLKDLKIDENTIVMFSSDNGATFNGGVEAAYFNSVANLRGLKMDVYEGGIREPMLARWPGKIKAGQVTGHVSVQYDLLATLAELIGYKQPITTDGLSFLPTLLGKTASQKQHAFLYWEYPEKGGQLAIRMGNWKGVKTNVRKNRTGSWELYDLGNDVSESTNLAAQHPELLRQFDAIVAREHSPTHVNEWEIVNPKTTTN